In Thiovibrio frasassiensis, one DNA window encodes the following:
- a CDS encoding class II fructose-bisphosphate aldolase: MSVSQADFNQALAVGRPPNITKLFPNSRALIVSGKVIDRALRSKGKAMTIAANGRNNFIIRGALLAAQRANAAIIIEIARSEGGANAYCPVNYWNMAMQVDQAMNELGITVPVAIHADHYGIKKETDLDFAKVEIPTIFEAGITSIAIDASHLPDDKNLLTNLALAQLVPTWAGLETEIGEIKGSQGLSTAAEALFLIQGLNAHNIFPDWIALNNGTTHGIEESGQGIQVGLTAEIHAGLAPYHISGAQHGTSGNSSERLREIAAKTTTTKANVATALQMVSWGLQVNDYGNAILDENGNFIKVKDAGVTENMWQQMVAHAEANGWKKGNYKSLNLPFEPKLMGQPKAIRERMAKRVEDFVYNLLTNVFNAQDSAPLAIQAILEKGSYDMGAKVERIEDPANWTGEKITRRAASLGSDKGPAGDFDD; the protein is encoded by the coding sequence ATGTCTGTCTCCCAGGCAGATTTTAACCAGGCTCTCGCCGTAGGCCGACCGCCCAATATCACCAAGCTGTTCCCCAATTCTCGTGCCCTGATCGTCAGCGGCAAGGTGATCGACCGAGCCTTACGGAGTAAAGGCAAAGCGATGACCATCGCCGCCAACGGTCGCAACAACTTCATTATCCGCGGCGCATTGCTTGCCGCGCAACGGGCCAACGCCGCGATCATTATCGAGATCGCCCGCTCCGAGGGCGGGGCCAACGCCTATTGCCCGGTGAATTACTGGAACATGGCCATGCAGGTGGATCAGGCCATGAACGAATTGGGGATCACCGTGCCGGTGGCTATCCATGCCGATCATTACGGGATCAAAAAAGAAACGGATCTTGATTTTGCCAAGGTGGAAATCCCCACCATCTTCGAGGCGGGGATCACCTCCATCGCCATCGACGCCTCGCATCTGCCGGACGACAAAAATCTCCTGACCAATCTTGCCCTGGCCCAGCTGGTACCCACTTGGGCCGGGCTGGAAACGGAGATCGGCGAGATCAAGGGCTCCCAAGGGCTTTCCACTGCCGCGGAGGCGCTCTTCCTGATTCAGGGGTTGAATGCCCACAACATCTTCCCCGACTGGATCGCCTTAAACAACGGCACCACCCACGGCATTGAAGAAAGCGGCCAGGGGATTCAGGTGGGACTCACCGCCGAAATCCATGCCGGCTTGGCACCGTACCATATCTCCGGCGCCCAGCACGGCACCTCGGGCAACAGTTCGGAACGGCTGCGAGAGATCGCAGCAAAAACCACCACCACCAAGGCCAATGTTGCCACGGCTCTGCAGATGGTCTCCTGGGGATTGCAAGTGAACGATTACGGCAATGCCATCCTTGACGAGAACGGAAACTTCATCAAGGTAAAGGATGCCGGAGTCACCGAAAACATGTGGCAACAAATGGTCGCCCATGCCGAGGCAAACGGCTGGAAAAAAGGAAATTACAAAAGCCTGAACCTGCCCTTTGAACCAAAACTGATGGGCCAGCCCAAGGCGATCCGGGAACGGATGGCAAAACGGGTGGAAGATTTTGTCTACAATCTGCTGACCAACGTCTTCAACGCTCAGGACAGTGCGCCCCTGGCGATCCAGGCCATCCTGGAAAAAGGATCCTACGATATGGGAGCCAAGGTTGAGCGCATCGAGGATCCTGCCAACTGGACAGGAGAGAAGATCACCCGAAGGGCGGCCAGCCTCGGAAGCGACAAAGGCCCGGCAGGTGATTTCGACGATTGA
- a CDS encoding response regulator codes for MKILIVDDEITARTILRNHLEQSIPGCELFEAANGTEAIFRYLKYKPDVVLLDLIMPVVDGETFLAIIEDAFQKGFLKKAPKVIVITSFDDPGKLLEVSGRPSVETVIPKPITHATIERLKTLL; via the coding sequence ATGAAGATACTCATTGTCGATGATGAAATTACAGCCAGAACCATTCTCCGGAATCATCTGGAGCAGAGCATCCCGGGGTGTGAGCTCTTTGAGGCGGCAAATGGCACCGAGGCAATATTCCGTTACCTGAAATACAAGCCGGATGTCGTTCTCCTTGATCTTATAATGCCGGTGGTGGATGGAGAGACCTTTCTTGCCATCATTGAGGATGCCTTCCAGAAAGGGTTTCTCAAAAAAGCTCCAAAGGTCATCGTCATTACCAGCTTTGACGATCCGGGCAAACTGCTTGAGGTTTCAGGCAGGCCATCGGTGGAAACGGTTATCCCCAAGCCCATTACCCACGCCACCATCGAACGGCTCAAAACCCTGCTCTAA
- a CDS encoding response regulator, whose product MDQDYSNILIVDNAEFIRMVVRLRLEGAGVPPKNIYEAENGQEAYDLMDEKGICNILCDYEMAVMDGIQLATRLLITEQRQGLRFVLFSGTPPAKITAALADSRLNIPVIPKTQLRENWLQTDFIRIWFPELASNLLLQQK is encoded by the coding sequence ATGGATCAAGACTATTCAAACATCCTGATTGTCGATAATGCGGAATTTATCCGAATGGTTGTCCGGTTGCGCCTGGAAGGCGCCGGAGTCCCACCCAAAAATATTTACGAGGCGGAAAACGGACAAGAAGCTTACGACCTTATGGACGAAAAAGGGATATGCAACATCCTCTGCGATTATGAAATGGCGGTGATGGATGGGATTCAACTTGCAACCAGACTGCTCATTACCGAACAGCGCCAAGGTCTACGCTTTGTTCTGTTCAGCGGCACCCCCCCGGCGAAGATCACCGCGGCTCTGGCCGACAGCAGGTTAAACATTCCGGTCATCCCCAAAACCCAACTCAGGGAAAACTGGCTGCAAACAGATTTTATCAGGATCTGGTTTCCAGAACTTGCCAGCAATCTGTTGTTGCAACAAAAATAA